Proteins found in one Rhinolophus ferrumequinum isolate MPI-CBG mRhiFer1 chromosome 9, mRhiFer1_v1.p, whole genome shotgun sequence genomic segment:
- the LOC117026609 gene encoding serine/arginine repetitive matrix protein 3-like isoform X5, which translates to MTRTRRRRRRRRRDAQGRRVRGVPTVSPCGPRAPGRGRREAHSPHGRRRRARRCSGRARPRLAPASDVTTPQGDRRERRYGSAPGCHKRPAVVAGSDAAPPVGAVGLVGDPEKTPRAPGPEGKQVWRPQSHLRWLFFSPAGSGVNGRGKIWLTSTT; encoded by the exons ATGACGCGAACGCGGCGGCGCCGGCGACGTCGGCGTCGGGACGCGCAGGGCCGGCGTGTGCGCGGCGTCCCGACGGTGTCCCCGTGCGGGCCCCGAGCGCCCGGCCGCGGGCGGAGGGAGGCTCACTCGCCCCACGGGCGCCGGCGGCGAGCGCGCCGCTGCTCCGGGCGTGCGCGGCCGAGGCTGGCGCCGGCGTCTGACGTCACGACGCCCCAGGGCGATCGCCGAGAGCGACGCTACGGCTCGGCGCCCGGGTGTCACAAACGTCCCGCCGTGGTCGCCGGGAGTGACGCCGCGCCGCCAG TCGGCGCGGTGGGGCTCGTCGGGGATCCAGAGAAGACCCCCAGGGCTCCAGGGCCAGAGGGCAAACAGGTGTGGCGCCCGCAGAGCCACCTGCGATGGCTGTTTTTCTCCCCGGCTGGCTCGGGAGTTAACGG
- the LOC117026609 gene encoding serine/arginine repetitive matrix protein 3-like isoform X3, translated as MTRTRRRRRRRRRDAQGRRVRGVPTVSPCGPRAPGRGRREAHSPHGRRRRARRCSGRARPRLAPASDVTTPQGDRRERRYGSAPGCHKRPAVVAGSDAAPPVGAVGLVGDPEKTPRAPGPEGKQVWRPQSHLRWLFFSPAGSGVNGHLPGVEGTLLQD; from the exons ATGACGCGAACGCGGCGGCGCCGGCGACGTCGGCGTCGGGACGCGCAGGGCCGGCGTGTGCGCGGCGTCCCGACGGTGTCCCCGTGCGGGCCCCGAGCGCCCGGCCGCGGGCGGAGGGAGGCTCACTCGCCCCACGGGCGCCGGCGGCGAGCGCGCCGCTGCTCCGGGCGTGCGCGGCCGAGGCTGGCGCCGGCGTCTGACGTCACGACGCCCCAGGGCGATCGCCGAGAGCGACGCTACGGCTCGGCGCCCGGGTGTCACAAACGTCCCGCCGTGGTCGCCGGGAGTGACGCCGCGCCGCCAG TCGGCGCGGTGGGGCTCGTCGGGGATCCAGAGAAGACCCCCAGGGCTCCAGGGCCAGAGGGCAAACAGGTGTGGCGCCCGCAGAGCCACCTGCGATGGCTGTTTTTCTCCCCGGCTGGCTCGGGAGTTAACGG CCATTTGCCAGGTGTGGAGGGGACACTGCTCCAAGACTGA
- the LOC117026609 gene encoding serine/arginine repetitive matrix protein 3-like isoform X4: MTRTRRRRRRRRRDAQGRRVRGVPTVSPCGPRAPGRGRREAHSPHGRRRRARRCSGRARPRLAPASDVTTPQGDRRERRYGSAPGCHKRPAVVAGSDAAPPVGAVGLVGDPEKTPRAPGPEGKQVWRPQSHLRWLFFSPAGSGVNGCGGDTAPRLTSA; this comes from the exons ATGACGCGAACGCGGCGGCGCCGGCGACGTCGGCGTCGGGACGCGCAGGGCCGGCGTGTGCGCGGCGTCCCGACGGTGTCCCCGTGCGGGCCCCGAGCGCCCGGCCGCGGGCGGAGGGAGGCTCACTCGCCCCACGGGCGCCGGCGGCGAGCGCGCCGCTGCTCCGGGCGTGCGCGGCCGAGGCTGGCGCCGGCGTCTGACGTCACGACGCCCCAGGGCGATCGCCGAGAGCGACGCTACGGCTCGGCGCCCGGGTGTCACAAACGTCCCGCCGTGGTCGCCGGGAGTGACGCCGCGCCGCCAG TCGGCGCGGTGGGGCTCGTCGGGGATCCAGAGAAGACCCCCAGGGCTCCAGGGCCAGAGGGCAAACAGGTGTGGCGCCCGCAGAGCCACCTGCGATGGCTGTTTTTCTCCCCGGCTGGCTCGGGAGTTAACGG GTGTGGAGGGGACACTGCTCCAAGACTGACCTCTGCCTGA
- the LOC117026609 gene encoding serine/arginine repetitive matrix protein 3-like isoform X1 gives MTRTRRRRRRRRRDAQGRRVRGVPTVSPCGPRAPGRGRREAHSPHGRRRRARRCSGRARPRLAPASDVTTPQGDRRERRYGSAPGCHKRPAVVAGSDAAPPVGAVGLVGDPEKTPRAPGPEGKQVWRPQSHLRWLFFSPAGSGVNGTLLTMVTAAEKTFAATETSEARVQSCAVPRGTSHTCGY, from the exons ATGACGCGAACGCGGCGGCGCCGGCGACGTCGGCGTCGGGACGCGCAGGGCCGGCGTGTGCGCGGCGTCCCGACGGTGTCCCCGTGCGGGCCCCGAGCGCCCGGCCGCGGGCGGAGGGAGGCTCACTCGCCCCACGGGCGCCGGCGGCGAGCGCGCCGCTGCTCCGGGCGTGCGCGGCCGAGGCTGGCGCCGGCGTCTGACGTCACGACGCCCCAGGGCGATCGCCGAGAGCGACGCTACGGCTCGGCGCCCGGGTGTCACAAACGTCCCGCCGTGGTCGCCGGGAGTGACGCCGCGCCGCCAG TCGGCGCGGTGGGGCTCGTCGGGGATCCAGAGAAGACCCCCAGGGCTCCAGGGCCAGAGGGCAAACAGGTGTGGCGCCCGCAGAGCCACCTGCGATGGCTGTTTTTCTCCCCGGCTGGCTCGGGAGTTAACGG GACACTGTTGACGATGGTAACAGcagcagagaaaacatttgcagcaACTGAGACGTCAGAGGCACGTGTCCAGAGCTGTGCTGTTCCACGCGGCACCTCACACACCTGTGGTTACTGA
- the LOC117026609 gene encoding serine/arginine repetitive matrix protein 3-like isoform X2: protein MTRTRRRRRRRRRDAQGRRVRGVPTVSPCGPRAPGRGRREAHSPHGRRRRARRCSGRARPRLAPASDVTTPQGDRRERRYGSAPGCHKRPAVVAGSDAAPPVGAVGLVGDPEKTPRAPGPEGKQVWRPQSHLRWLFFSPAGSGVNGPRLPVKSFLEAVLGHWPEPL from the exons ATGACGCGAACGCGGCGGCGCCGGCGACGTCGGCGTCGGGACGCGCAGGGCCGGCGTGTGCGCGGCGTCCCGACGGTGTCCCCGTGCGGGCCCCGAGCGCCCGGCCGCGGGCGGAGGGAGGCTCACTCGCCCCACGGGCGCCGGCGGCGAGCGCGCCGCTGCTCCGGGCGTGCGCGGCCGAGGCTGGCGCCGGCGTCTGACGTCACGACGCCCCAGGGCGATCGCCGAGAGCGACGCTACGGCTCGGCGCCCGGGTGTCACAAACGTCCCGCCGTGGTCGCCGGGAGTGACGCCGCGCCGCCAG TCGGCGCGGTGGGGCTCGTCGGGGATCCAGAGAAGACCCCCAGGGCTCCAGGGCCAGAGGGCAAACAGGTGTGGCGCCCGCAGAGCCACCTGCGATGGCTGTTTTTCTCCCCGGCTGGCTCGGGAGTTAACGG GCCTCGTTTGCCTGTGAAATCTTTTTTGGAAGCTGTCCTTGGACATTGGCCCGAGCCCTTGTAG
- the FNDC10 gene encoding fibronectin type III domain-containing protein 10, protein MRAPPLLLLLAACAPPPCAAAAPTPPGWEPAADAPWCPYKVLPEGPEAGGGRLCFRSPARGFRCQAPGCAVHASAGHLLRASVLRNRSVLLQWRLPPAEARRVRAFALNCSWRGAYTRFPCERVLLGASCRDYLLPDVHDGVRYRLCLQPLPLRADPAAPESSGPTECVEFAAEPAGMREIVVAMTAVGGSICVMLVVICLLVAYITENLMHPAFGRPGLRRQP, encoded by the coding sequence ATGCGCGCcccgccgctgctgctgctgctggccgcCTGCGCGCCGCCGCCCTGCGCCGCGGCTGCCCCGACGCCGCCGGGCTGGGAGCCGGCAGCCGACGCGCCCTGGTGTCCCTACAAGGTGCTGCCCGAGGGCCCCGAGGCGGGCGGCGGGCGCCTGTGCTTCCGCAGCCCCGCGCGCGGCTTCCGCTGCCAGGCGCCCGGCTGCGCGGTGCACGCCTCGGCCGGCCACCTGCTGCGCGCCAGCGTCCTGCGCAACCGCAGCGTGCTGCTGCAGTGGCGCCTGCCGCCGGCCGAGGCGCGCCGCGTGCGCGCCTTCGCGCTCAACTGCTCGTGGCGCGGCGCCTACACGCGCTTCCCGTGCGAGCGCGTGCTGCTGGGCGCCTCCTGCCGCGACTACCTGCTGCCCGACGTGCACGACGGCGTGCGCTACCGCCTGTGCCTGCAGCCGCTGCCGCTGCGCGCCGATCCCGCCGCTCCGGAGTCCTCCGGGCCCACCGAGTGCGTGGAGTTCGCCGCTGAGCCTGCCGGCATGCGGGAAATCGTGGTGGCCATGACGGCGGTAGGCGGCTCCATCTGCGTCATGCTCGTGGTCATCTGCCTGCTGGTGGCCTACATCACCGAGAACCTCATGCACCCGGCCTTCGGGCGTCCGGGCCTGCGCAGGCAGCCCTGA